In Paraburkholderia phenazinium, the following are encoded in one genomic region:
- a CDS encoding ABC transporter ATP-binding protein, which produces MEQPPRSFHSLSPEGAGQPASGGRARADQKLLTIRNLAVNFNGLPAVDRINLDVAPGEVVGVVGESGSGKSVTMMALMGLIDAPGKVSADEVTFDGKDLLKASPKERRKIIGKDIAMVFQDALTSLNPSYTVGYQIKEVLKLHEGLRGAALHQRALELLDQVGIPDAKNRIMSFPHQMSGGMNQRVMIAMAVACNPKLLIADEPTTALDVTIQAQIMELLVKLQKERGMALVLISHDLAVVSEVAQRVAVMYAGEVIETNKVPDIFAAPHHPYTEALLAAIPEHNVGAVRLAALPGMVPGRDDRPKGCLFAPRCKYVVDDCTKARPALAPLPGLADATANATADATPNAATEVTRVRCIKPLNLTGDANVHTHGGAR; this is translated from the coding sequence ATGGAACAACCCCCACGCTCATTTCATTCGCTGTCCCCCGAGGGGGCCGGTCAGCCCGCTTCGGGCGGCCGTGCGCGTGCTGACCAGAAGTTACTCACCATCCGCAACCTCGCAGTGAATTTCAACGGCCTGCCGGCCGTCGACCGCATCAACCTGGACGTGGCGCCGGGCGAAGTGGTCGGCGTCGTGGGCGAATCCGGCTCGGGCAAGAGCGTGACGATGATGGCCCTGATGGGCCTGATCGATGCGCCGGGCAAGGTCAGCGCCGACGAGGTCACCTTCGACGGCAAGGATCTGCTGAAGGCCTCGCCGAAGGAGCGCCGCAAGATCATCGGCAAAGACATCGCGATGGTGTTCCAGGACGCCCTCACCAGTCTGAACCCGAGCTATACAGTCGGCTATCAGATCAAGGAAGTGCTGAAGCTGCACGAAGGGCTGCGCGGCGCCGCGCTGCACCAGCGCGCGCTCGAACTGCTCGACCAGGTCGGCATTCCCGATGCGAAGAACCGCATCATGTCGTTTCCGCACCAGATGTCGGGCGGCATGAACCAGCGCGTGATGATCGCGATGGCGGTCGCCTGCAATCCGAAGCTGCTGATTGCCGACGAGCCGACCACGGCGCTCGACGTGACGATCCAGGCGCAGATCATGGAACTGCTGGTGAAGCTGCAGAAGGAGCGCGGCATGGCGCTTGTGCTGATCTCGCACGATCTGGCCGTGGTGTCGGAAGTCGCGCAGCGCGTGGCGGTGATGTACGCGGGCGAGGTGATCGAGACCAACAAGGTCCCGGATATCTTCGCGGCGCCGCATCATCCGTACACGGAAGCGTTGCTGGCGGCGATTCCCGAACACAATGTCGGCGCGGTGCGTCTGGCGGCGTTGCCGGGCATGGTGCCGGGACGCGACGACCGGCCGAAGGGATGTCTGTTCGCGCCGCGCTGCAAGTATGTGGTGGACGACTGCACCAAGGCGCGGCCCGCGTTGGCGCCGTTGCCGGGCCTTGCTGATGCAACCGCGAACGCAACCGCAGACGCAACCCCGAACGCAGCCACGGAGGTAACCAGGGTACGCTGTATCAAGCCGCTGAACCTTACCGGCGACGCGAACGTCCACACTCACGGAGGCGCACGATGA
- a CDS encoding tetratricopeptide repeat protein, with product MEQHPHTGDAQHDADSPSYLAALVANALHAHRAGQLDEAAPLYQEALAINPIHTEALHYFGVLQHQRRNHAAAADLLDHALELEPTNAACWSNRGLVAAALGLHEEARRCYWQALQFQPDFPDARNNLGVTLQAQGELEGAVHQYRQALALDSSMLDAHLNLGTALAKLDRYDEALACYEQALSLDPYSADAHFNAGNALTAKGDSAAAIVRFRRALELRPGFANAHINLGSAVGKLGNYAEAEQQYRYAVALKPNPTNLVCLGGSLGAQGRLDEEEVFYRRALELDPGYVDAHQNLAWTLLKRGDYAQGWAEFAKRWRPQDYAAIAVEDVPEWHGEPLEGRAILLVGDQGFGDQMQFLRFARVLEKLGATVDVCVREPLLPLAQQVPGVHRAWSIGKAEGRYDFWVPLMSVPSCVGTELSTIPADVPYLFADDARMHTWRERVETAAGSRRKIGLVWAGSPTFGNDRYRSMRFEDLAPLRELEGVAWFSLQKGPSETQLADAPPDFRLHDFTADLHDFTDTAALVMNLDLVIAVDTGVAHLTGALGKPVWVMLPANSDWRWLEHRSDSPWYPNARLFRQAVLGDWTPVVEGVARALLD from the coding sequence ATGGAACAGCATCCTCATACCGGTGACGCGCAGCACGACGCAGACTCACCGTCCTACCTCGCCGCCCTCGTTGCCAATGCACTCCACGCGCATCGCGCGGGGCAACTCGACGAAGCCGCGCCGCTCTATCAGGAAGCGCTGGCAATCAACCCGATTCACACGGAAGCGCTGCACTACTTCGGCGTGCTGCAGCACCAGCGGCGCAACCACGCGGCCGCAGCCGATCTGCTGGATCACGCGCTCGAACTCGAGCCCACCAATGCGGCCTGCTGGAGCAACCGCGGCCTTGTCGCCGCGGCGCTTGGGCTGCACGAAGAAGCGCGCCGGTGTTATTGGCAAGCGCTGCAATTCCAGCCGGACTTCCCCGACGCACGCAATAACCTCGGCGTGACCCTGCAGGCGCAAGGTGAACTGGAAGGCGCCGTGCATCAGTATCGTCAGGCGCTGGCGCTTGACTCTTCGATGCTCGATGCACATCTGAATCTTGGCACCGCGCTCGCCAAACTCGACCGCTACGACGAGGCGCTGGCTTGCTACGAGCAGGCGCTGTCACTCGATCCGTACTCGGCAGACGCGCACTTCAATGCAGGCAATGCGCTGACGGCGAAAGGCGACAGCGCGGCGGCCATCGTCCGCTTCAGGCGCGCGCTCGAATTGCGGCCTGGCTTTGCCAATGCGCACATCAATCTGGGCAGCGCGGTCGGCAAGCTGGGCAACTATGCCGAGGCCGAGCAGCAGTACCGGTACGCCGTCGCGCTCAAGCCGAATCCCACCAATCTGGTGTGCCTGGGTGGCTCGCTCGGTGCGCAGGGCCGCCTCGACGAGGAAGAGGTGTTCTATCGGCGTGCGCTCGAACTCGACCCTGGGTATGTCGACGCGCATCAGAATCTCGCCTGGACGCTGCTCAAGCGAGGCGACTACGCGCAAGGCTGGGCAGAGTTTGCGAAGCGCTGGCGTCCGCAGGATTACGCGGCGATTGCGGTGGAAGATGTGCCGGAGTGGCATGGCGAACCGCTCGAAGGACGCGCGATCCTGCTGGTGGGTGACCAGGGCTTTGGCGATCAGATGCAGTTCTTGCGCTTTGCCCGCGTGCTCGAGAAGCTGGGTGCGACGGTCGATGTGTGCGTCCGTGAGCCGCTGCTGCCGCTGGCACAACAGGTGCCGGGCGTGCATCGCGCGTGGAGTATCGGCAAGGCCGAGGGCCGGTACGATTTCTGGGTACCGCTGATGAGCGTGCCGTCGTGTGTCGGGACCGAGCTGTCGACGATTCCTGCGGACGTGCCGTATCTGTTCGCCGATGACGCCAGGATGCACACCTGGCGCGAACGCGTGGAAACGGCCGCCGGCTCGCGGCGCAAGATTGGCCTGGTGTGGGCCGGCAGTCCGACCTTCGGCAACGATCGCTATCGGTCGATGCGCTTCGAAGACCTCGCGCCGCTGCGCGAGCTGGAGGGTGTGGCGTGGTTCTCGCTGCAGAAAGGGCCGTCGGAAACACAACTTGCGGATGCGCCGCCCGACTTCCGCCTGCACGATTTCACCGCCGATCTACACGACTTCACAGACACCGCCGCGCTGGTGATGAATCTCGATCTGGTGATCGCCGTGGATACCGGTGTTGCTCACCTGACGGGCGCATTGGGCAAGCCGGTGTGGGTGATGCTGCCGGCCAACTCCGATTGGCGCTGGCTGGAACATCGCAGCGATTCGCCGTGGTATCCGAACGCGCGTCTGTTCAGGCAAGCGGTGCTGGGGGATTGGACGCCGGTGGTTGAGGGCGTGGCAAGGGCGCTACTTGATTAA
- a CDS encoding ABC transporter permease subunit, translating into MFRFVLRRIGMVIPTFIGITILAFALIHLIPGDPIEVMMGERGVDPAMHAAAMHRLGLDEPLPMQYVHYLKRAVHGDLGMSIITNTSVMDEFLARFPATVELSICAMLFALVIGLPAGVFAALRRGTVVDHGVMGTALTGYSMPIFWWGLILIMLFSVKLGWTPVSGRIAVEYDIPHVTGFMLIDSLMSTDEGAFRSALSHLILPAIVLGTIPLAVVARMTRSSMLEVLREDYIRTARAKGLPPGRVIVVHALRNALIPVVTVIGLQVGTLLAGAVLTETLFSWPGIGKWLIDAISRRDYPVVQGGILLIATLVIVVNLIVDLLYGVLNPRIRHTR; encoded by the coding sequence ATGTTCCGCTTCGTTTTGCGCCGCATCGGCATGGTGATACCGACCTTCATCGGCATCACGATCCTTGCGTTCGCGCTCATTCACCTGATACCCGGCGACCCCATCGAAGTGATGATGGGCGAACGTGGCGTCGATCCGGCGATGCACGCCGCCGCGATGCACCGGCTCGGACTCGACGAGCCGCTGCCGATGCAATACGTCCACTATCTCAAGCGGGCAGTGCACGGCGACCTCGGGATGTCGATCATCACCAACACCAGCGTGATGGACGAGTTCCTCGCGCGCTTTCCCGCCACCGTCGAGCTGTCGATCTGCGCGATGCTGTTCGCGCTGGTCATCGGGCTGCCGGCCGGCGTGTTCGCGGCCTTGAGGCGCGGCACGGTGGTCGATCACGGCGTGATGGGCACCGCGCTCACCGGCTATTCGATGCCGATCTTCTGGTGGGGCTTGATCCTCATCATGCTGTTCTCGGTGAAGCTCGGCTGGACGCCGGTGTCGGGCCGCATTGCGGTCGAATACGACATTCCGCACGTCACCGGCTTCATGTTGATCGACTCGCTGATGTCGACCGATGAAGGCGCGTTCAGGTCCGCCCTGAGCCACCTGATCCTGCCGGCCATCGTGCTCGGTACGATTCCTTTGGCGGTGGTGGCGCGGATGACGCGCTCCTCCATGCTCGAAGTGCTGCGCGAGGACTACATCCGCACAGCGCGCGCCAAGGGTTTGCCGCCGGGGCGTGTGATCGTCGTGCATGCGCTGCGCAATGCGCTGATTCCGGTGGTGACCGTGATCGGGCTGCAGGTCGGCACGCTGCTGGCCGGCGCGGTGCTGACCGAGACGCTGTTCTCCTGGCCGGGCATCGGCAAATGGCTGATCGATGCGATTAGCCGGCGCGACTATCCGGTCGTGCAGGGCGGTATCCTGTTGATTGCCACACTCGTGATCGTCGTGAATCTGATCGTCGATCTGTTGTACGGCGTGTTGAATCCGCGCATTCGCCATACGAGGTAA
- a CDS encoding DUF979 domain-containing protein — protein MTLTINYLFWLLGVVLLIIGGMILTDKEHPRRLTAGGFWILYALIFLIGDLIPPSVVGVLVIAMALIAGFGGVTAARPKVLSLEARQASAKRLGNKLFVPALTIPVVTVVITLAASHLAFGGTPLIEQKNVTLIGFGIGCVIALAVACVMTRDTVGQSMKEARRLVDALSWAAVLPQMLGMLGLVFSDAGVGKAVAHVTTAYIDLDYRFVAVAVYCIGMAVFTMVMGNGFAAFPVMTGGVGVPILVGVFHGNPAVMVAIGMFSGYCGTLMTPMAANFNMVPVALLELPDKNAVIKVQVPTALSLLVVNIFLLNFLMFL, from the coding sequence ATGACGCTCACCATCAACTATCTGTTCTGGCTGCTCGGGGTTGTGCTGCTGATCATCGGCGGCATGATCCTCACCGACAAGGAACATCCGCGCCGCCTCACCGCCGGCGGCTTCTGGATTCTGTACGCGCTGATTTTCCTGATCGGCGACCTGATACCGCCTTCGGTGGTCGGCGTGCTGGTGATCGCCATGGCGCTGATCGCCGGGTTCGGCGGCGTGACCGCGGCCAGGCCGAAAGTGCTGTCGCTGGAAGCGCGTCAGGCTAGCGCCAAACGCCTCGGCAACAAGCTGTTCGTGCCCGCGCTGACGATTCCGGTGGTCACCGTCGTGATCACGCTGGCGGCAAGCCATCTGGCGTTCGGCGGCACGCCGCTGATCGAGCAGAAGAACGTCACGCTGATCGGCTTCGGGATCGGCTGCGTGATCGCCCTCGCCGTGGCCTGCGTGATGACGCGCGATACGGTTGGCCAGTCGATGAAGGAAGCGCGCCGCCTCGTCGATGCGTTGTCGTGGGCCGCGGTGCTGCCGCAGATGCTCGGCATGCTCGGTCTCGTGTTCTCCGATGCGGGCGTCGGCAAGGCGGTCGCGCACGTCACGACCGCCTATATCGATCTCGACTACCGGTTCGTGGCGGTCGCCGTGTACTGCATCGGCATGGCCGTATTCACGATGGTGATGGGCAACGGCTTCGCCGCATTTCCGGTGATGACGGGCGGCGTGGGCGTGCCGATTCTGGTCGGCGTGTTCCACGGCAATCCGGCGGTAATGGTCGCGATCGGCATGTTCTCGGGCTACTGCGGCACGCTGATGACGCCGATGGCCGCGAACTTCAACATGGTCCCCGTCGCACTGCTCGAATTGCCGGACAAGAACGCCGTGATCAAGGTCCAGGTGCCCACGGCCCTGAGCTTGCTGGTCGTGAACATCTTCTTGCTGAACTTCCTGATGTTTCTGTAG
- a CDS encoding type II toxin-antitoxin system VapC family toxin produces the protein MASATLTSKGQVTIPAVVRSDLGLGDAAQSSKANALVESLTVDDPGYVTQVALIEVVWVLGSLYAADRADIAKVVETLLRTRELVIESAETVWKALRLFASSKADFADCVIERTCHDAGCEYTATFDAKAAKTAGLRLIK, from the coding sequence ATGGCATCCGCAACTCTCACCTCGAAAGGTCAGGTCACGATCCCGGCTGTCGTCAGAAGCGATCTCGGGCTTGGTGATGCGGCACAATCGTCCAAGGCGAACGCTTTGGTGGAGTCTCTTACTGTAGACGATCCCGGTTATGTGACCCAGGTTGCGCTTATTGAAGTTGTGTGGGTACTCGGGAGTCTTTATGCGGCAGACAGGGCGGACATTGCCAAAGTTGTCGAAACCCTGCTGCGTACGCGTGAGTTGGTGATTGAGTCCGCGGAGACCGTTTGGAAAGCGCTTCGGCTCTTCGCTTCGTCCAAAGCCGATTTTGCCGACTGCGTTATTGAGCGCACTTGCCATGATGCCGGGTGCGAATACACCGCGACTTTCGATGCGAAAGCCGCTAAGACAGCGGGCTTGCGCTTAATCAAGTAG
- a CDS encoding ABC transporter permease subunit, whose translation MADIQNTVPTAVTPPSGRALAAREFWANFSRNRGAVVAGVIVLLLIFVAIFAPVIAPHSPIEQYRDYVKIPPAWLDGGNWKFILGTDEAGRDMLSRLMYGARLSFWIGFVSVVLALIPGVVLGLIAAFFEKWADTPIMRIMDVLLALPSLLLAVAVVAIIGPGLINTMLAIAIVALPGYVRLSRASALGELQKEYVTASRVAGAGTLRLMFSQVLPNCTAPLIVQATLGFSSAILDAAALGFLGLGVQPPAAEWGAMLASARDYIDNAWWIVTLPGLAIVISVLAINLLGDGLRDALDPKLKRMA comes from the coding sequence ATGGCCGACATACAAAATACAGTCCCCACAGCAGTGACCCCACCGAGCGGCCGGGCACTGGCCGCCCGTGAATTCTGGGCCAACTTTTCCCGCAACCGCGGCGCGGTGGTCGCAGGCGTCATCGTGCTGCTGCTGATCTTCGTGGCGATCTTCGCACCGGTGATCGCACCGCACAGTCCGATCGAGCAATACCGCGACTACGTGAAGATCCCGCCCGCCTGGCTCGACGGCGGCAACTGGAAGTTCATCCTCGGCACCGACGAAGCCGGCCGCGACATGCTGTCCCGCTTGATGTACGGCGCGCGCCTGTCGTTCTGGATCGGCTTCGTCTCGGTGGTGCTGGCGCTGATTCCGGGTGTCGTGCTCGGGCTGATCGCCGCGTTCTTCGAGAAGTGGGCCGATACGCCGATCATGCGCATCATGGACGTGCTGCTCGCGCTGCCGTCGCTGCTGCTCGCGGTGGCGGTGGTCGCCATCATCGGCCCGGGCCTGATCAACACCATGCTGGCGATTGCCATCGTCGCGTTGCCCGGCTATGTGCGTCTGTCGCGCGCCTCGGCGCTCGGCGAGTTGCAGAAGGAATACGTGACGGCTTCGCGGGTCGCGGGCGCGGGCACGCTGCGTCTGATGTTTTCGCAAGTGTTGCCCAACTGCACCGCACCGCTGATCGTGCAGGCGACGCTCGGGTTTTCGTCGGCAATTCTCGATGCGGCCGCGCTCGGCTTCCTCGGCCTCGGCGTGCAACCGCCGGCGGCGGAGTGGGGCGCCATGCTGGCTTCGGCGCGCGACTACATCGACAACGCCTGGTGGATCGTGACCTTGCCGGGCCTCGCCATCGTGATCTCGGTGCTGGCGATCAACCTGCTCGGCGATGGCCTGCGCGACGCGCTCGACCCCAAACTGAAGCGGATGGCCTAG
- a CDS encoding DUF969 domain-containing protein: MQTAVNLWPLIGVAVIIIGFVLRFNPMLIVAAAAIVTALAAHFPPEKILAAIGTGFIKTRNIPLIILLPLAVIGLLERHGLRERAQTWIAGIKAATAGRLLIVYLLVRELTAAVGLTGLGGHPQMVRPLIAPMAEGAAESRYGKLTDAVRHRLRAFAAATDNVGLFFGEDIFVAFGAIVLMTTFLREAGIEVEPIHVAVWGIPTAICAFLIHGFRLYLLDRKLDRELRGKDTPGTLPQTGSATGDEA, from the coding sequence ATGCAGACAGCAGTCAATTTATGGCCGCTTATCGGCGTGGCCGTGATCATCATCGGTTTTGTGTTGCGCTTCAATCCGATGCTGATCGTGGCCGCCGCCGCTATCGTCACTGCGCTGGCCGCGCACTTCCCGCCCGAGAAAATCCTCGCCGCCATCGGCACGGGTTTTATCAAGACCCGCAACATCCCGTTGATCATCCTGCTGCCGCTCGCCGTGATCGGTCTGCTGGAACGGCACGGCCTGCGCGAGCGGGCCCAGACCTGGATCGCCGGCATCAAGGCGGCCACCGCCGGGCGTCTTCTGATCGTCTATCTGCTGGTGCGCGAACTCACCGCAGCGGTCGGCCTGACCGGCCTCGGCGGCCATCCGCAGATGGTGCGTCCGCTGATCGCGCCGATGGCCGAAGGCGCGGCCGAGAGCCGCTACGGCAAGCTCACCGACGCCGTGCGCCACCGCCTGCGCGCCTTCGCCGCGGCAACCGACAATGTGGGCCTGTTCTTCGGCGAAGACATCTTCGTCGCCTTCGGCGCCATCGTGCTGATGACCACCTTCCTGCGCGAAGCGGGCATCGAGGTCGAGCCGATTCACGTCGCCGTATGGGGCATCCCCACGGCGATCTGCGCGTTCCTGATTCACGGCTTCCGGCTGTATCTGCTCGACCGCAAGCTCGACCGCGAACTGCGCGGCAAGGACACGCCGGGCACACTGCCGCAGACCGGATCGGCCACGGGAGACGAGGCATGA
- a CDS encoding peptide ABC transporter ATP-binding protein, giving the protein MNAVPETRRPTEPREQAGDHVLVADQLARHYSVRRGMFGHGTVKALNGVSFSLDRGKTLAVVGESGCGKSTLARQLTMIEGPTAGRLLIDGEDVAGADQAKIAALRRRVQMVFQNPFASLNPRKTVEQTLGEPLAINTQLSAGERAERIAQMMRTVGLRPEHAKRYPHMFSGGQRQRVAIARAMILDPQIVVADEPVSALDVSIQAQILNLFMDLQEQFKTSYVFISHNLSVVEHIADDVMVMYFGGVVELGDKKRIFTNPRHPYTRALMSATPSIFEADRSIKIKLQGEMPSPLSPPSGCTFHQRCPYAIERCRSEEPKLREVDGRQVSCHRAEEVGDVDA; this is encoded by the coding sequence ATGAATGCAGTACCCGAAACGCGCCGCCCGACGGAGCCGAGGGAGCAGGCGGGCGATCACGTACTGGTCGCCGATCAGCTGGCGCGGCACTACTCGGTGCGCCGCGGCATGTTTGGCCACGGCACGGTGAAGGCGTTGAACGGCGTGTCGTTTTCGCTCGACCGCGGCAAGACGCTGGCTGTGGTCGGCGAGTCCGGTTGCGGCAAGTCGACGCTCGCGCGTCAACTGACGATGATCGAAGGACCGACGGCCGGCCGTCTCCTGATCGACGGTGAAGATGTGGCCGGAGCCGACCAGGCGAAGATCGCCGCATTGCGCCGGCGCGTGCAGATGGTGTTCCAGAATCCGTTTGCCTCGCTCAATCCGCGCAAGACCGTCGAGCAGACGCTCGGCGAGCCGCTCGCCATCAACACGCAGTTGAGCGCGGGCGAGCGCGCCGAGCGGATCGCGCAGATGATGCGCACCGTCGGCCTGCGGCCCGAGCACGCCAAACGCTATCCGCATATGTTCTCGGGCGGTCAGCGTCAGCGCGTGGCGATTGCGCGCGCGATGATTCTCGATCCGCAGATCGTCGTCGCCGACGAACCCGTGTCCGCGCTCGACGTGTCGATCCAGGCGCAGATTCTGAATCTGTTCATGGATCTGCAGGAGCAGTTCAAGACCAGCTACGTGTTCATTTCGCACAACCTGTCGGTGGTGGAGCATATCGCTGACGATGTGATGGTGATGTACTTCGGCGGCGTGGTCGAACTGGGCGACAAGAAGCGGATCTTCACGAATCCGCGTCATCCGTACACGCGGGCGCTGATGTCGGCGACGCCGTCGATCTTCGAGGCGGATCGCAGCATCAAGATCAAGCTGCAAGGCGAGATGCCGTCGCCGCTTAGTCCGCCGTCGGGCTGCACGTTCCATCAGCGCTGTCCGTATGCGATCGAGCGCTGCCGCAGCGAGGAACCGAAGCTGCGTGAAGTGGATGGACGTCAGGTGTCGTGCCACCGCGCTGAGGAGGTGGGGGACGTGGATGCCTGA
- the pxpA gene encoding 5-oxoprolinase subunit PxpA, translating to MEIDLNADLGEGCGSDEALLDLVSSANIACGWHAGGANAMHDCVRWAVKKGVSIGAHPSFNDPENFGRKEMDLPASEIYAGVLYQLGALSAIAQAEGGRIAHVKPHGALYNQAARDPKIADAIVSAVHDFDPSVAVFALANSGLVTAAREAGLIAIEEVFADRGYRSDGSLVPRKEPGALLDDEEEVLARTLAMVREQRVQAVDGRWVPLNAQTICLHGDGPHALAFARRIRAALESAGIEVHAANAARA from the coding sequence ATGGAAATCGATTTGAATGCCGATCTCGGCGAGGGCTGCGGCTCCGATGAGGCGCTGCTCGACCTCGTCAGCTCGGCCAATATTGCGTGCGGCTGGCACGCGGGCGGCGCGAACGCGATGCACGACTGCGTGCGCTGGGCCGTCAAGAAGGGTGTGTCGATTGGCGCGCATCCGAGCTTCAACGACCCGGAGAACTTCGGGCGCAAGGAAATGGACCTGCCCGCCAGCGAGATTTACGCCGGCGTGCTGTACCAGCTCGGCGCGCTCTCGGCGATCGCCCAGGCCGAAGGCGGACGCATCGCGCACGTCAAGCCGCACGGTGCGCTGTATAACCAGGCCGCGCGCGACCCGAAGATCGCCGATGCGATCGTCTCCGCCGTGCACGATTTCGACCCGTCCGTGGCGGTGTTCGCGCTCGCCAACAGCGGCCTCGTGACGGCCGCCCGCGAAGCGGGCCTGATCGCCATCGAGGAAGTCTTCGCCGACCGCGGCTATCGCTCGGACGGCTCGCTCGTGCCGCGCAAGGAGCCGGGCGCGCTGCTCGACGACGAGGAAGAAGTGCTTGCGCGCACCCTCGCAATGGTGCGCGAGCAACGCGTGCAGGCGGTGGACGGCCGCTGGGTGCCGCTCAACGCGCAGACCATCTGTCTGCACGGCGACGGCCCGCATGCGCTGGCGTTTGCGCGCCGCATCCGCGCCGCGCTCGAGAGCGCCGGCATCGAAGTGCATGCGGCCAACGCCGCGCGCGCCTGA
- a CDS encoding TraB/GumN family protein: MPEALAARRPARRLREGGCRAVFARRWRTWLLGCAALACVLPGSATPVATAYAAGAAANTPAQSGRPALPVPAVPGAPGQPRATLPGFNPPPANSGNTASGPVRTQPAHMPFYVATRGTTTLYILGTLHVGDPADYPPNKPFRPQILAALAASPTLALELSPDDLLVSQDDVSKYGVCRSECLPKYLPESLWHKLEVRLRGNPAALDEIKRMRPWLASLLVETYDSLSAGLQTEYGTEAQLQNVYLRTRGKIVGLETLGEQMRAFTSLSSAQQREMLAQDLVQTPAGNLADVQTLHRLWQVGDADAIAAWQAAKSEVLARDKRVSDSIDNKIVYERNRRFVTRMLLIAGPNKPVFVAVGALHLGGPKGVLQLLRQHGFVVEPG, translated from the coding sequence ATGCCTGAAGCGTTGGCGGCGCGTCGTCCTGCGCGCCGCCTGCGTGAAGGCGGCTGTCGCGCCGTTTTCGCGCGGCGCTGGCGAACGTGGCTGCTGGGATGCGCCGCGCTTGCCTGCGTCTTACCCGGTTCGGCTACGCCGGTCGCCACGGCTTACGCTGCGGGCGCGGCTGCGAATACCCCGGCGCAAAGCGGCAGGCCGGCGTTGCCGGTGCCTGCCGTGCCGGGGGCGCCTGGCCAGCCGCGCGCCACCTTGCCCGGTTTCAATCCTCCACCCGCGAACTCCGGCAACACGGCGAGCGGTCCGGTGCGCACGCAACCGGCGCATATGCCGTTCTACGTCGCGACGCGCGGCACCACCACCCTCTATATTCTCGGCACGCTGCATGTCGGCGATCCGGCCGACTATCCGCCGAACAAACCATTCCGTCCGCAGATTCTGGCCGCGCTCGCGGCCTCGCCGACGCTGGCGCTGGAACTGTCGCCGGACGACCTGCTGGTCTCGCAGGACGATGTGTCGAAATACGGCGTGTGCCGGAGCGAGTGCCTGCCGAAGTATTTGCCGGAATCGCTATGGCACAAGCTCGAAGTCCGCTTGCGCGGCAATCCGGCGGCGCTCGACGAGATCAAGCGAATGCGGCCGTGGCTCGCTTCGCTGCTGGTCGAAACCTACGACTCGTTGAGTGCGGGGCTGCAGACGGAATACGGCACCGAGGCGCAGTTGCAGAACGTCTATCTGCGCACGCGCGGCAAGATTGTCGGGCTTGAGACGCTTGGGGAGCAGATGCGCGCGTTCACGAGCCTGTCGTCCGCGCAGCAGCGCGAGATGCTGGCGCAGGACCTGGTGCAGACGCCGGCCGGCAACCTCGCGGATGTGCAGACCTTGCACCGGCTCTGGCAGGTGGGCGACGCGGACGCGATCGCCGCGTGGCAGGCGGCCAAGTCCGAGGTGCTGGCGCGCGACAAGCGGGTGTCCGATTCGATCGACAACAAGATTGTGTACGAACGGAACCGGCGTTTCGTCACGCGGATGCTGTTGATTGCCGGGCCGAACAAACCGGTGTTTGTGGCCGTGGGGGCCTTGCACCTCGGCGGCCCGAAGGGCGTGCTGCAGTTGTTGCGGCAGCATGGGTTTGTGGTGGAGCCGGGGTGA